aaatatttttattgagatTACCAATTGCAATTAGCGATTGACTATCATTCCCTgagacaaaattgttttattattggcTTATTATACCACTCATTAAATTTTTGAGTAGATAGATATCCTTTGATGGAAACAGTCTTGCACCTTCGCTTACTTAATCTTTCAAGATTGTAGcattattaaaacattattttaagattATTGTTTGATGTTATAGATGAAAAGGTCATGTTCGGAGTTCGGACACacccctactgaaccgaaggagctctgctccgccttgtgtcaggacgtcccgattgtacaggagtcgcctatccacggttcttcgtctgaagtggtagattagcggaactgccaatctatcctgtattagaccgcatctatctaaaaaggggaatgcctctggtggaatgagcCACCAGAGGCAGAGttcgaagtgacaaatttttgtttaggttttttgatttataaaaaaacctttatcaagattttttcaaaaaatatacttgtttggtatcacgttacaatatataatgtaaaatttaattcaagtctctagcgtttttggttcgtaagatatttagggataaccaaaatgtttatttcgactctagggaccttgaaacgtggagaaatgtcaaaattttcaacccattacaataacttcctatgggaagttcacaaaaaccatttaattgTTGGCTTATTGCACTATTTATTCGATTTTGGAGTAAAAATCCATTGTTGGAAACAATCCCTCACCTTCGTTTACTTAAACTTACAAGTTCGTGACATTATTAAAACACAATCTTTATATTATTGCTCGATATTCTAGATAAAAAAACTCAAGGAAAAACTCTAATAAACGCGGTTTTTTCTGAATCTTCGGGATAAGGAACAGTATTTATATAAGAATCAGCTATCTATCAACTCTCTTTATAAAAGTTACATTGGTCGACAAGGTAAGTTCCTGTTTGTACGATAGGCTTTAATGTCTTTAATTCAAGTCTGACTCAAAACTCACGCCAGGTTTTTCAGAtactactttttaaaataaaaaaaaagttatatgaacatttttgagcCTAATATAATTCTTgaagtagtttattttttaataaagttcgtattggttttccaaatctttaaTCCTTATCTTTaatattcagtttaaatatttggaGTTCGAAAATGTTCGAAATATCTTGATAAGTTGTCGGATTTCACTTGTCTTGCATATTTCTTCAAGATACGCTGAAgaatttatgttaaaatgattttgaatagaaaaagattttaaaatattttttgattttgcaacGAACTTCGTCGTCTTAACAAGACTTTAAATCAAGTTCTAAAATATattgaacaaatataaaaatgatgttTAAAGCGGctctttggaaaaaataaaccCAAAATCGAAACCTCAATTCGAAATCGTTACCAAACATTAGCTccgaattttctttttattgtgtaGTAGATAAGTTCCttaaaaaatcttgacattgaaaaagcaacatatgtacatacatttagaTGTGTTTACCTTATAAATCTTATAAGCTATTTAACTGTTTACATCTGGTGCCTGATGGCATTTCCTGTCGCCAAAATGAAAGTCATATTACTCCATTTCCACCTCAACCACAAAATTATTCCACAAACATAACCAAAATATATTAATGCATAGACATAGAGACTTACTTCCATTTTCAAACCACCTTTAAACCTACATACATAactatgtttatattttcttataggTTACCTGGAGCAAGGTCTTCTTGTTCGAGATGCATACAAATTACGAAAACACTATTTCTCAACCAAAGGCTGGTCAATAGATGTCCTCTCGATGTTGCCAACAGACCTTGTCTATATATGGTGGCCACCGACATCATGCAGTTCCATACATCTACCCTGCCCAGTGATTGTACGACTCAATCGTTTATTGCGTCTTCCAAGGATGTGGGAATGGTTCGATCGCACCGAAACCGCTACCGGATATCCCAATGCATTTCGTATTTGCAAAGTTGTCCTAGCCATCTTGGTTCTGATACACTGGAATGCATGCATGTACTTTGCCATCAGTTTTGCCCTTGGTTTCGGAACAGATAATTGGGTGTACAATTTGAAAGGTGACCGCAATGCCACACTCCAGAGACAATATATCTACAGCTTCTATTGGTCTACCTTGACGTTGACCACAATTGGAGAAACACCCACTCCTGAGAATGATGCCGAGTATCTATTTGTGGTGGCAGATTTTTTGGCTGGTGTTCTCATCTTTGCTACGATTGTAGGTGAGTTGAATCAGTTCGTTCGTTTGTTCATTGAAGTTTTGAGAACGAGTTATGAGGTTGTGCAATGAATCTTGTGTGTTTTTCTATCGTTATAGGAAACATCGGTTCGATGATTTCGAACATGAACGTAGCCAGGGTCGAGTTCCAGAATCGCATGGACGGTGTGAAACAGTACATGGCCTTCCGGAAAGTGGGCAACGAATTAGAGGCACGAGTGATTCGTTGGTTTGCCTACACTTGGTCACAGAGTGGGGCGTTGGACGAGGAGCGAGTGCTCTCCGCCCTGCCGGACAAACTGAAGGCCGAAATTGCCATCCGGGTGCACATGGACACTCTGAAGCAAGTACGAATCTTCCAAGACTGCGAACCAGGCCTGCTGGAAGCGCTGGTGCTGAAACTAAAGCTGCAAGTGTTCAGCCCGGGCGACTACATCTGTCGCAAGGGCGATGTTGGCAAGGAAATGTACATAGTCAAGAGGGGGAAGTTGTCGGTGGTGGCGGACGATGGAGTGACGGTATTTGCCACTTTGGGTGCAGGTTCAGTTTTTGGGGAGGTTTCGGTGTTGGAAATAGCCGGTAATCGAACGGGCAATAGAAGGACGGCAAATGTTCGCTCGCTGGGCTATTCGGATCTGTTTTGTTTGGCTAAGAGGGATCTGTGGGAAACGCTGGCCGATTATCCGGAGGCGAGAGCCACCCTCACCGAGAGGGGATGTCAATTACTGCGGAAGGACGGACTGCTCGATGAGGATGTATTTTCAAGTGAGTTGGGTCAAAATATCATATTTcctacaaaaatagaaaattctgTTGGTTCAATATAAACAATGAGAATATTcgattgttatttttctttttcttaagatTCCCAACGTGTTCAAGATAGTATAGAAGGTGGAATAGAAAAACTCGAGGTTTCCGTAGAAAATCTTAATGTTCGGCTGGCGAGACTCCTGGCCGAATACACCGCAAGCCAAGCTAAATTAAAACAACGATTGGCTAAATTGGAAGTCAagtaagtattttgttttaaaaatttgcactCATAGTCTAAGTCTCTGTTCACACTGATGGAAGCTTATTTTGACGTCTCATCATTTAACCTCAATCCTTAATGATGTTTTAAAAGAGATAAATACGTTTGTAGGGAACACAAATGCAAGTTTCGTACAAAAATAAGTGATAAATTTATGAGTCTTTAAAATGAGATGTCAGAATCAGTTGTCAAAATGAAACGTCCAAAATAATTCATCTAAAAAGAGTTCAATGGGGAATTTctcaagttaaataaaaaataattcaagactTGTAGACCAAGTTGACGTAAGAAATATTTAACTGTGTAAAAGTCCGCACCCTAAACAAAGATCCAATTACTTTTGCAAATGGCGATGAATGTCAATTCGGCTTTGACATTTGTGAAgattaaacaagaaaaatacatGTGACAACATTTGTGTcattatacaaatattaaatggtttttcatattattttttaaaagtgtcttgattgtttttaaatttgtttattttatttaattatagcGCCCAATTAACAACCAAAGAACAACAAGAAAACTCCCAAAAAATGCGCAGCAGTCGTTTATATTCCCTACCAGCGAAAAAACGTCGACAACGTCCAATTTCATCGAAATCTGCCGATTCCAAACAAAACACTTTATGAAGAGAATTTACGATAAAAACACCAATTCCAAACATTTTAtacgaatttgtttttgaaattaaattaattttcaactttaaCTACTTGTAGATCAAAAAACAACTACAGTAGcagctgaaaaaataaatacatctcTCTCATATACGAAAATtggtatgtttttcttttttcgaaaaataaaaaatctacggtgataataaataaaatatttgtattctcttcttaaatattttttttcttgattatttaatattttaagttcataaaattttaaatttgttaagaaaCATGTGCCTcgaaaacatatatatatatatataataataaataaaattaatatttgtattaaatgtaaaaaaaataaatttaaaaacataaaaatattaaatattcttaTAGGTAGTTTATAAATGTTAATGTGAATTTATATACACAGAAATCAAAAGCAAAggattaaaaacataaatacatatttaaaatttaaagaagaaatatatatacataaaaataattatgttaagaaaataaatgttcttaaaaaatgtccCCTGTAAAtctgttattttaaatatttatatttccaaaataaaataagtggtaagtatatatttttctgtgaataaattaatacaaatacgGAATAAATTGTGTGTTTCGATATCGTTACTTTTTTGTcagtataaaaattaaacatacaaaTGAATTTCTTATGAATCAATTCCACTTTCAATTTCATCAATTTCGTATTTAGGggaaattatttacttttaatcttaaaaaccaAAGCGTTTCATGTATTAAGTTTCAGTTACACTAAatgaaattcaaagaaaaaaaatgaagagtACAATTATGTATATTGATTAATGAGAAATAATGTAAATAATATCTAATTTCACTGCATGCTCCTTTGATTCAGATGAAATTTGTTCGAATTCTTAAAATCATCATTCTTCTCCTGTTAAACGTTCACGTGGAAATCTGAATTTTGCTTTTCGACTGAggaaaattccaaaatattgcaaaataccTACAAATGAAATTTTAGTAAATGAATAATCCTAAGAAATTCAAGAGTAAAATGTTAatggaaattatttttcaaaagttagaAGATTTACAAATATATCGAAGCTTTCAAGAGAACTGGAGAATAAggccatttattttttatatgatttcTTGTTAATTTGAAAAACGTGCCACTTtgtttttcatagtttttttaatCTATCAACGGTGCGGgtcaaaatgctgtattttaaatactgtatggtcaaaattctgtatgatactgtacgatactgtatggttaatattctgtattgtcaaaatactttaTCTCATAATACTGGAATTTTTGACGATTCAATTATTTTGGtgctaaaaaaagtattttattttttggccttatatacagcattttgaaatacagaattttgatacACAGAATTTTGAAGTACAGCATTTTGATCATGCAGTATTTTGATCCATACTATATTTCGACCCCAACCCAACTGTCAACCTTTTTTTGAATTCCTCTTTCAGtcgtaaataaatgaattgagAACGTTTTGAACTCAAAAACTGCTAAAAGCTGGCATGGTaggattttttcttcaaatgatCTCTGTACTTTTTTCACATCGCGTCGTTATGTCAACGTTAATCATTCAAATTAGAGGGTTTCTGTCtcttgacttttcaaaatttgagaaagttGAGGTTGTTTGTAATGAAATGCAGGAGAAATGGTTAGGTAGTTCGAAGATCGATAAAGCAGTGCTTTTGAAGTTTGTTAAAAGAAGGGGAaagtacatttaaatttttgcttttgataTAATGGTACtccaaattgtatttaaaaatgacattacgatggtaaagaagtcgaaaaaagtgggttctCGTCACTACAGCCCAAACTTCTTACTTGGTAGTTAAGATTTTAAACAGGTTCAAGTTAGTGTCTTTTGATTTCCTTCACATGTATTCATTCATTCTTCAGTCGTTGGTCAGGTTTGTTCACAACCCTAACAattgtttggtaaaaaattgaaaattcgaattctCTCAAAACATTCCaattgatttttcgaaaaatgtttgttttgatttttttgaa
This window of the Eupeodes corollae chromosome 3, idEupCoro1.1, whole genome shotgun sequence genome carries:
- the LOC129951652 gene encoding cyclic nucleotide-gated cation channel subunit A; protein product: MWTYMMAAARGDRANSMLSSRRRTESESSPKYGYNLTRPLYRTTRLTGTHAGSGVCNQYQQFPTYGNQMFHHSNSYASHHHVTSPSAAFNAAPPSTSSNHSQNSQDEEDSSFFGPMSNENATTITPTSHIHHDAANATQLGERNSIPIQNRNPSATVTSGARSTNVSLVIEQGQAADRTAPPGSGQQLRSSNRRRISSSNNDDEEVDYLESVMENGKQMSKDQTKETKPSALRRTLNALRHRITKRSRTKPPDWFLDKFSTANNAEKIGKSSIADVPEITGNSWLCNRLSVDPSLPSHYRWLFIVSVAVLYNIIFVMGRAVFWEINRSASPVWYILDYLCDLIYLLDTLVHMHEGYLEQGLLVRDAYKLRKHYFSTKGWSIDVLSMLPTDLVYIWWPPTSCSSIHLPCPVIVRLNRLLRLPRMWEWFDRTETATGYPNAFRICKVVLAILVLIHWNACMYFAISFALGFGTDNWVYNLKGDRNATLQRQYIYSFYWSTLTLTTIGETPTPENDAEYLFVVADFLAGVLIFATIVGNIGSMISNMNVARVEFQNRMDGVKQYMAFRKVGNELEARVIRWFAYTWSQSGALDEERVLSALPDKLKAEIAIRVHMDTLKQVRIFQDCEPGLLEALVLKLKLQVFSPGDYICRKGDVGKEMYIVKRGKLSVVADDGVTVFATLGAGSVFGEVSVLEIAGNRTGNRRTANVRSLGYSDLFCLAKRDLWETLADYPEARATLTERGCQLLRKDGLLDEDVFSNSQRVQDSIEGGIEKLEVSVENLNVRLARLLAEYTASQAKLKQRLAKLEVNAQLTTKEQQENSQKMRSSRLYSLPAKKRRQRPISSKSADSKQNTL